The following coding sequences are from one Seonamhaeicola sp. ML3 window:
- a CDS encoding RNA polymerase sigma factor has product MKNESEQNFVELLEKHQNIIHKVCRLYTNNYDAHNDLFQEITIQLWKAYPKFRGDSKFSTWMYRVGLNTAITLYRKSKRTISTQDYDGVAFKMKSEDYDDTEEQQLKVLYKAVHQLNDIEKALVFLYLEDKDYREISETMGISEVNARVKMNRIKNKLRTILNP; this is encoded by the coding sequence TTGAAAAACGAATCAGAACAGAATTTTGTTGAACTTCTTGAGAAGCATCAGAACATTATACACAAGGTTTGTCGCTTGTATACTAATAATTATGATGCGCATAACGATTTGTTCCAGGAGATAACTATTCAGTTATGGAAAGCGTACCCTAAATTTAGAGGCGACTCCAAATTTAGCACCTGGATGTATAGAGTTGGTTTAAATACAGCTATTACTTTATACAGAAAATCGAAGAGAACCATTAGTACGCAAGATTATGATGGTGTAGCTTTTAAAATGAAATCTGAGGATTATGATGATACCGAAGAACAGCAGCTTAAAGTACTTTATAAAGCCGTACACCAATTAAACGACATTGAAAAAGCTCTTGTTTTCTTGTATTTAGAAGACAAAGACTACAGAGAGATTAGTGAAACTATGGGTATTAGCGAAGTAAATGCACGAGTGAAGATGAACAGAATTAAGAACAAGTTAAGAACCATTTTAAATCCGTAG
- a CDS encoding TonB-dependent receptor domain-containing protein, translating to MKQLIVILITLLSIHLSAQTSITGSVLNTKNEPIIGANVYLEGTYDGCTSNDTGAFTFETTETGTHTLVVSYLSYETYTMVGDLSYMKDLTIILKDDVNTLDAVVLSVGTFAAGDNSKVNVLKPLDVVTTASALGDFVGALQTLPGTSTVSEDGRLFVRGGDANETQIFIDGIRVFTPYTPTTNNTPTRGRYSPFLFDGITFSTGGYSAEYGQALSSVLLLNTIDEPDQEKTDIGIMSVGATLGNTQKWKKSSLSVNASYINLTPYLELYPDRNAWEKPFETVSGEAVFRQKANNGLFKLYGAFDATNFQLTQEDINHPNGVGFKLNNDNVYVNGSYSGKLNSTWNVFGGLSFTHANNRIQFDANNVDDTENSLHAKVKFKNRINNRFKLYFGAEYFATNFKEKFQNETINTPSYGFENNIAAAFIEADIFTSKELAFKTGLRAEYSDIFNDFTVAPRLSLGYKTSNKSQLSLAYGNFYQNPSSNILKFEQDLKPQNTSHYIVNYQYNDDGRIFRAEAYLKKYNNLVKFDTQFASFDSSFNNSGNGHASGIDFFWRDSRTIKNFDYWASYSFLDTKRNYNNYPVEAQPNFANTHNLSLVGKYFITDWKSQVGFSYGFASGRTFTNPNIPGFLNEKTKSFNSLSLNWAYLVSPQKILYASVNNVLGFKNINGYQYSNTPDLNGDFNRRALRPAADQFFFIGFFWTISEDKKSNQLDNL from the coding sequence ATGAAACAGTTAATAGTTATCTTAATCACTTTGTTAAGTATACATTTAAGTGCGCAGACCTCAATTACAGGAAGTGTTTTAAATACAAAAAACGAACCTATTATAGGGGCCAATGTTTATTTAGAAGGTACTTATGATGGTTGTACCTCTAATGATACAGGAGCCTTTACATTCGAAACTACCGAGACAGGTACTCATACTTTGGTGGTTTCATACCTTTCTTATGAAACCTACACAATGGTTGGGGACTTATCATATATGAAAGATTTGACCATCATACTAAAGGATGATGTTAATACGCTTGATGCTGTTGTGCTTTCAGTTGGAACTTTTGCGGCAGGAGACAACAGTAAGGTAAATGTGCTAAAACCCCTAGATGTTGTTACAACAGCAAGTGCATTGGGAGACTTTGTTGGTGCTTTACAAACGCTACCAGGAACATCAACCGTATCGGAAGATGGAAGATTATTTGTTAGAGGTGGTGATGCCAACGAAACTCAAATATTTATCGACGGGATTAGAGTTTTTACACCATATACGCCCACAACCAATAATACGCCAACACGAGGACGGTATTCGCCTTTTTTATTCGATGGTATTACGTTTTCTACGGGTGGTTACTCAGCCGAATATGGACAGGCCCTATCTAGTGTTTTGTTGTTGAATACCATTGATGAACCAGATCAAGAAAAAACAGATATTGGAATTATGAGTGTTGGGGCAACATTGGGAAATACCCAAAAATGGAAAAAAAGTTCATTAAGTGTTAATGCATCTTACATTAATCTAACACCTTATTTAGAGTTGTATCCCGATAGAAACGCATGGGAAAAACCTTTTGAAACAGTTTCTGGGGAGGCTGTGTTTAGGCAAAAAGCAAATAATGGATTATTCAAATTATATGGTGCTTTCGATGCTACAAATTTTCAATTAACTCAAGAAGATATTAATCACCCAAACGGGGTAGGCTTCAAATTAAATAATGATAATGTATACGTTAATGGTTCTTATTCTGGAAAATTAAATAGTACTTGGAATGTGTTTGGGGGTTTGAGTTTTACGCATGCTAATAACCGCATTCAGTTTGATGCCAATAATGTTGATGATACAGAAAACTCCTTACATGCTAAAGTTAAGTTTAAAAATAGAATCAATAACAGGTTTAAGCTCTATTTTGGAGCAGAGTATTTTGCAACCAATTTTAAGGAAAAGTTCCAAAATGAGACAATTAACACACCTAGTTATGGTTTTGAAAATAATATAGCGGCTGCTTTTATAGAGGCTGATATTTTTACGTCGAAAGAACTTGCTTTTAAAACTGGCTTAAGAGCAGAGTATAGCGATATTTTTAATGATTTTACTGTAGCGCCCCGATTATCATTAGGATATAAAACGTCCAATAAAAGCCAGTTGTCTTTGGCTTATGGAAACTTTTATCAGAACCCTTCCAGCAATATTCTAAAGTTTGAACAAGATTTAAAACCTCAAAACACATCACATTATATAGTGAACTATCAATACAATGATGATGGACGCATTTTTCGAGCGGAAGCATATCTCAAAAAGTACAATAACCTAGTTAAGTTCGATACACAGTTTGCATCTTTCGATAGTAGTTTTAATAATTCTGGAAATGGGCACGCTAGCGGCATTGATTTCTTTTGGAGAGATAGTAGAACAATAAAGAATTTTGATTACTGGGCAAGTTACTCTTTTCTGGATACGAAGCGAAATTATAACAATTATCCTGTCGAGGCTCAACCTAATTTTGCCAATACACACAATTTGTCTTTAGTAGGTAAGTATTTCATAACCGATTGGAAAAGTCAAGTTGGTTTTAGCTATGGATTTGCATCGGGGAGAACATTTACAAATCCTAATATACCAGGATTTTTAAATGAAAAAACAAAGTCGTTTAACAGTTTGAGCTTGAATTGGGCTTATCTTGTATCTCCGCAAAAAATACTGTATGCCTCGGTTAATAATGTACTGGGTTTTAAGAACATTAACGGGTATCAGTATTCGAATACTCCAGATTTAAATGGAGATTTTAACAGGCGAGCATTAAGACCAGCGGCAGATCAATTCTTTTTCATAGGTTTCTTTTGGACAATTAGTGAAGACAAGAAGAGTAATCAATTGGATAATTTGTAA
- a CDS encoding sugar kinase, with product MGQVITFGEVLMRISPRGKKKFIQSNVVEFFFGGTELNVGISIANFGGKVKHISVVSDDFIGDTAISYINKFGVSTSSIGRTKRPLGVYFFEVGAVMRPSTISYNRSHSSFSEIKPEMVNWQKALAKGEWMHWTGITPALSKNAFDILKAGLTLAREKGMTVSADPTYRSGLWKYGKDPKQALIELLELSTVFIGGINEMNEVLGTNYSYSNEDFIEASKQLMQKFPSIEKVFDKIRTSLNSSWHKIRARMWNGEHFQETEDLDITHIVDRIGTGDAFAAGLIYGLRRFDDFKAMKFASAACALKHTYEGDVNLTTVNEVMGILDGNTSGRFNR from the coding sequence GTGGGACAGGTCATAACATTCGGAGAGGTTTTAATGCGTATTTCACCTCGTGGCAAAAAGAAGTTCATTCAATCTAACGTGGTTGAGTTTTTTTTTGGTGGAACAGAATTAAATGTTGGTATTTCTATTGCAAACTTTGGCGGAAAGGTTAAGCATATTAGTGTGGTTTCTGATGATTTTATTGGTGATACGGCTATTTCCTATATCAACAAGTTTGGGGTTAGTACATCTTCTATTGGCAGAACGAAAAGACCTTTAGGTGTTTATTTTTTTGAAGTTGGAGCAGTTATGAGACCCAGTACGATATCTTATAACCGGTCTCATTCATCGTTTTCAGAAATAAAACCAGAAATGGTGAACTGGCAAAAAGCATTGGCAAAGGGAGAGTGGATGCATTGGACGGGTATTACGCCGGCATTATCTAAAAATGCATTCGATATACTAAAGGCGGGTTTAACTTTAGCAAGGGAAAAAGGCATGACCGTTTCTGCAGATCCAACTTACAGAAGTGGTTTATGGAAATATGGTAAAGACCCCAAACAGGCATTAATTGAATTGTTAGAGCTTTCTACGGTCTTTATTGGGGGTATAAATGAAATGAACGAGGTTCTAGGTACTAATTATTCATACTCTAACGAAGATTTTATTGAAGCCTCCAAGCAATTAATGCAAAAGTTTCCATCTATAGAGAAGGTGTTCGATAAGATACGCACTTCTTTAAACTCCTCATGGCATAAAATAAGAGCCAGAATGTGGAATGGGGAACATTTTCAGGAAACAGAAGATTTAGATATTACTCATATAGTGGATCGTATTGGTACAGGTGATGCTTTTGCTGCAGGGTTGATTTATGGGCTTAGACGTTTTGACGATTTTAAAGCGATGAAATTCGCAAGTGCTGCTTGTGCTTTAAAACATACTTACGAGGGAGATGTTAACTTAACCACGGTAAACGAGGTTATGGGTATTTTAGACGGAAATACTTCAGGAAGATTTAATAGGTAA
- a CDS encoding energy transducer TonB: MKPKKNPNLEIGRNSSLYFAIGLNLMLLFSWQMLEFKTYEKDVVSIDVLEMENELEEEIPIVDQIATPPPPPPPPAVIQENLQIVEDVEDVEETIIESTETSQDDAIADVVVEVSDVEVVEIEEEVEVAFAVIEDVPVYPGCEGLSKVKTKACFQKKIQEHVINHFTYPQSALDMGIQGRVSVLFVINSKGYVSGIRSRGPDRVLEKEAERIIGLLPKMKPGKQRGKPVKVSYAVPIFFKYQEG, translated from the coding sequence ATGAAACCAAAAAAGAATCCAAACTTAGAAATTGGCCGCAATAGCAGCTTGTATTTTGCTATTGGGTTAAACTTGATGTTACTTTTTTCGTGGCAGATGTTAGAATTCAAGACTTACGAAAAAGATGTAGTATCTATTGACGTTTTAGAAATGGAGAATGAATTGGAAGAAGAAATTCCAATTGTTGATCAAATAGCAACACCTCCGCCACCACCACCGCCTCCAGCTGTAATTCAGGAGAATTTACAGATTGTAGAGGATGTAGAAGATGTTGAAGAAACCATAATCGAAAGTACTGAAACAAGTCAGGACGATGCCATAGCCGATGTTGTGGTAGAAGTTAGCGATGTTGAGGTTGTTGAAATTGAAGAGGAGGTAGAGGTAGCATTCGCTGTTATTGAGGATGTTCCTGTTTATCCAGGCTGTGAAGGGTTGTCTAAAGTTAAAACTAAGGCTTGTTTTCAAAAGAAAATACAAGAACATGTTATAAACCACTTTACTTACCCGCAATCTGCTTTAGATATGGGTATTCAAGGTCGAGTTTCAGTTTTGTTTGTAATAAACTCCAAAGGCTATGTTTCAGGAATTAGATCCAGAGGGCCTGATAGGGTCTTAGAAAAAGAGGCAGAACGCATTATTGGTCTTTTACCAAAGATGAAACCTGGCAAACAAAGAGGTAAACCTGTTAAAGTATCTTATGCAGTGCCTATCTTCTTCAAGTATCAGGAAGGTTAG
- a CDS encoding DUF2141 domain-containing protein — MQNLATIFSLIVLSVFQAMYSQSEEQNTITVTITNFDTNQGNAVIGLYNSEGDFLVKSYKSIHTNITNHSCKVVFENIPDGVYAISMFHDENDNKILDKGSWGIPKEDYGCSNNAKGFMGPPKWKDAKFEVKGKSINQHIKL; from the coding sequence ATGCAAAATCTAGCAACAATTTTTTCTTTGATAGTTCTTAGTGTGTTTCAGGCAATGTATTCTCAAAGTGAAGAACAGAATACAATTACTGTTACGATCACAAATTTCGATACCAATCAAGGAAACGCAGTAATTGGTTTATACAATTCAGAGGGTGATTTTCTGGTAAAAAGTTATAAGAGCATACACACAAACATAACAAACCATAGTTGTAAAGTGGTATTTGAAAACATTCCCGATGGTGTTTACGCTATATCCATGTTCCACGATGAAAATGACAATAAAATACTAGACAAAGGCTCTTGGGGAATACCTAAAGAAGATTATGGTTGTTCTAATAACGCTAAGGGCTTTATGGGGCCACCAAAATGGAAGGATGCTAAATTCGAGGTAAAAGGAAAATCAATAAATCAACATATAAAACTTTAA
- a CDS encoding M48 family metallopeptidase, with translation MKNVIIMAVLLITGLGQSQSNYEKGMNKAFELWGQGNPTEAANLFERIANVEQDNWLPSYYVAQINVIYSFGEKDKDKLTSKLKKAQDFINDATAISKNNPEIMVLQALLYTAWVAHDGATYGMTMSPKVTEIYAKAKAINPNNPRVVYCETEWNMGAAKFFGQDTAPFCKDLEKALELFANFKAETQFHPSWGKDRVESLLNSCGQ, from the coding sequence ATGAAAAATGTAATCATTATGGCCGTGTTGCTTATTACAGGGCTCGGACAATCTCAAAGTAATTATGAAAAAGGAATGAACAAGGCTTTCGAGCTTTGGGGGCAAGGTAACCCAACAGAAGCTGCAAATTTATTCGAGAGAATAGCCAATGTAGAGCAGGATAATTGGTTGCCATCCTATTACGTGGCCCAAATTAATGTAATTTATAGTTTTGGAGAAAAGGATAAAGATAAGTTAACGTCGAAGTTGAAAAAAGCTCAGGATTTCATTAACGACGCCACTGCTATTTCTAAAAACAATCCTGAAATCATGGTGTTACAGGCCTTGTTGTATACGGCTTGGGTAGCGCACGATGGTGCAACTTATGGCATGACTATGTCGCCAAAAGTAACCGAGATTTATGCTAAGGCAAAAGCCATTAATCCTAATAACCCAAGAGTGGTGTATTGTGAAACAGAGTGGAATATGGGGGCGGCCAAATTTTTTGGACAGGACACAGCACCGTTTTGTAAAGATTTAGAAAAAGCCTTAGAACTTTTTGCTAATTTTAAAGCTGAAACTCAATTTCATCCTAGTTGGGGAAAAGATCGCGTTGAATCGTTATTGAATTCTTGCGGACAATAA
- a CDS encoding histidine kinase, translating to MKHLVKNIIICFIIGITVFLAGSFLSDGFDNKSTEELLLSFVLYQLYSFVIGFSNMYFFDYMNNRFWKKNETVKRILIGVFGATLITLACLFVMNLLVAVSLRGWSVQQFLSNQSFGNYEFGLWVTLIALLIFHAIYFYNRYQQNRIKEQKVIAGTASAKFDALKNQLDPHFLFNSLNVLTSLIDENPDKAQDFTTSLSKVYRYVLEQKNKELVSVDEELQFAKTYMSLLKMRFEDSIVFNMPEKAINPESKVVPLSLQLLLENAVKHNMVTSSKPLHIKILEEDGYLIVQNNLQPKQIVKKSSGVGLSNIMQRYDLLTTRKIDINKESTKFSVAIPILTKQISVMRPKSSNEIDDSYLRARNHVEELKGFYYSLVSYIFVIPFLAFINYKTYWNFQWFWFPMLGWGIGLVFQAFRVFVNDGAFGRNWEKRKIEQFMRDEESSSRWN from the coding sequence ATGAAACACCTAGTTAAAAATATAATAATCTGTTTTATAATTGGAATAACCGTGTTTTTAGCTGGGAGCTTCCTTTCTGATGGGTTTGATAATAAAAGTACCGAAGAATTATTGCTAAGCTTTGTGCTTTATCAACTTTACTCGTTCGTTATCGGGTTTTCCAACATGTATTTTTTCGATTATATGAATAATCGCTTTTGGAAGAAAAATGAAACCGTAAAGCGTATTTTAATAGGAGTTTTTGGTGCAACTTTAATTACTCTAGCGTGTTTGTTTGTTATGAATTTGCTGGTCGCTGTAAGTTTAAGAGGTTGGTCTGTTCAGCAGTTTTTATCAAATCAATCATTTGGTAATTATGAATTTGGTCTATGGGTTACGCTCATTGCTTTATTAATATTCCATGCTATTTATTTTTATAATAGATATCAACAAAACAGAATAAAAGAGCAAAAGGTAATTGCTGGTACCGCTAGTGCTAAATTCGATGCTTTAAAGAATCAGCTAGACCCACATTTTCTGTTTAACAGTCTAAATGTTTTAACTAGCTTAATTGATGAGAATCCAGATAAAGCACAAGATTTTACAACTTCGTTGTCTAAAGTATATCGTTATGTTTTGGAGCAAAAAAATAAGGAATTAGTTTCTGTAGATGAAGAACTGCAGTTTGCCAAAACTTACATGTCTTTGTTAAAAATGCGATTTGAAGACAGTATTGTTTTTAACATGCCAGAAAAGGCTATCAATCCAGAAAGCAAGGTGGTGCCTTTGTCGCTTCAGTTATTGTTAGAGAATGCAGTTAAGCATAATATGGTTACCTCTAGTAAACCATTGCACATAAAGATTTTAGAAGAAGATGGGTATTTAATAGTTCAGAATAACCTACAGCCCAAGCAAATAGTGAAAAAGAGTAGCGGTGTCGGCCTAAGTAATATTATGCAGCGCTACGACTTATTAACCACAAGAAAAATAGATATCAATAAAGAATCAACTAAGTTTTCGGTAGCTATACCGATACTTACAAAACAAATATCGGTTATGAGACCAAAATCATCAAATGAAATAGACGACAGTTATTTGCGTGCTCGAAATCACGTAGAAGAGCTTAAAGGCTTTTATTATAGCCTAGTATCATACATTTTTGTAATTCCTTTTTTAGCTTTTATCAATTATAAGACCTATTGGAACTTCCAATGGTTTTGGTTTCCCATGTTAGGTTGGGGAATAGGGTTGGTGTTTCAGGCCTTCAGAGTTTTTGTAAACGATGGTGCCTTTGGAAGAAACTGGGAAAAACGAAAAATTGAACAGTTCATGCGAGATGAGGAATCATCATCTCGATGGAATTAA
- a CDS encoding 2TM domain-containing protein, with translation MRRLEETNTEDRFRKEDAYLRAQKRIKELKGFYAHAFWYVAVNIFIFVTIGANSNWNVWHFGTFATPIFWGIGLAFHALGVFGKNLFFSKSWEERQIKKFLEEDERRLN, from the coding sequence ATGAGACGATTAGAAGAAACAAATACAGAGGATAGATTTAGAAAGGAAGATGCTTATTTAAGAGCTCAAAAAAGAATAAAGGAGCTTAAAGGTTTTTATGCCCATGCTTTTTGGTACGTGGCCGTTAATATTTTTATTTTCGTGACTATCGGTGCGAATTCAAACTGGAACGTTTGGCACTTTGGTACCTTTGCGACACCTATATTTTGGGGTATTGGCTTAGCTTTTCATGCCCTTGGTGTTTTTGGAAAGAATTTATTTTTCAGTAAATCTTGGGAAGAGAGACAAATCAAGAAGTTTCTCGAAGAAGATGAAAGGAGATTGAATTGA
- a CDS encoding 2TM domain-containing protein — protein sequence MASKEDINKYSKAKERVKHVKMFYLHLVGYFIVVVLLLYNVYILGENNPYKDFFLWFNSIIIIAWTVFIILHGRWVFKGKTFFSKSWEDKKAREFLEKQKDKDDNTKIWE from the coding sequence ATGGCATCCAAAGAGGATATAAACAAGTATTCCAAAGCTAAAGAGCGGGTTAAACATGTTAAAATGTTTTATTTGCATTTGGTGGGGTATTTTATAGTTGTAGTACTTTTGTTGTACAATGTTTATATTTTAGGAGAAAACAACCCATACAAAGATTTCTTTCTATGGTTTAATTCCATCATAATTATAGCTTGGACGGTTTTTATCATATTGCATGGTAGGTGGGTGTTTAAAGGCAAAACATTTTTCTCTAAATCATGGGAAGACAAGAAAGCTCGTGAATTTTTGGAAAAACAAAAAGATAAAGACGATAATACAAAAATTTGGGAATAA
- a CDS encoding LytTR family DNA-binding domain-containing protein, translating to MRVIIIEDEKPSARRLQRMLEKLNIQAETMLHSVEESLSWFQENEHPDLIFLDIQLSDGLSFEIFEAITIKSAIIFTTAYDEYALQAFKLNSIDYLLKPIDSEDLKTAVDKYKERSPEKQAVTLDFSDIKKLLVNPIDREYKKRFSVKVGQHLKLINVDDIECFYSENKGTYLHTAEGRNYLLDKTLDQLEDELEPRSFFRINRKFYVNINAIRDMVSYTNSRLQIKLNSYKEQDVIVARERVKDFKSWLE from the coding sequence ATGAGAGTCATAATTATAGAAGATGAAAAACCATCGGCAAGACGTTTGCAACGTATGCTCGAAAAGTTAAATATTCAAGCCGAGACGATGCTACATTCTGTAGAGGAATCTTTGTCTTGGTTTCAGGAGAACGAACATCCCGATTTAATTTTTTTAGATATTCAGTTAAGTGATGGATTGTCCTTCGAAATTTTTGAGGCCATAACCATTAAATCGGCTATAATTTTTACCACTGCCTACGATGAATACGCACTTCAGGCCTTTAAGCTCAATAGTATCGACTATTTACTTAAGCCTATTGATTCTGAAGATTTAAAAACCGCAGTCGATAAGTATAAGGAGCGTTCTCCAGAAAAACAGGCTGTGACTTTAGATTTTTCGGATATTAAGAAGCTATTGGTCAATCCTATAGATAGGGAATATAAGAAGCGATTTTCTGTAAAAGTCGGGCAGCATTTAAAACTCATAAATGTTGACGATATTGAGTGTTTTTACAGTGAAAACAAAGGCACTTATTTACATACTGCTGAAGGTAGAAATTATCTTTTGGATAAAACTTTAGACCAACTCGAGGACGAGCTGGAACCTCGCTCATTCTTTAGGATAAACCGAAAATTCTATGTGAATATCAATGCCATTAGGGATATGGTAAGTTACACCAATTCAAGGTTGCAAATTAAATTGAACTCTTACAAAGAGCAAGATGTTATTGTGGCGAGAGAACGTGTAAAAGATTTTAAATCTTGGTTGGAATAA
- the lpxB gene encoding lipid-A-disaccharide synthase, whose amino-acid sequence MKYYILAGEASGDLHGSNLMKALYRQDVHADIRFWGGDLMESTGGTLVKHYKERAFMGFSEVIMNLRKIFKLISFCKDDIKAFEPDVVIFIDNSGFNLRIAKWAKAEGFRTNYYISPQVWASRASRVKAIKRDIDAMFVILPFVKPFYKKYGYHTEFVGHPLIDAISDRVQVDDYEFRKTHNLSDKPIIALLPGSRKQEITKMLSVMLSLVDDFPTYQFVIGGAPSQDYSFYEQFITTDHVKFIPNKTYDLLSVSHAALVTSGTATLETALFKVPQVVCYKGSAISYHIAKRIITLKFISLVNLIMDREVVTELIQNNFNKKNLKLELEKILDTQNRKKLFEDYYELEKALGGKGASEKTATLIYEGLS is encoded by the coding sequence GTGAAATATTATATACTTGCAGGAGAAGCTTCCGGAGACCTACATGGCTCTAACCTTATGAAGGCTTTATATCGCCAAGACGTTCATGCCGACATTCGTTTTTGGGGAGGCGACCTCATGGAATCCACTGGCGGCACCCTTGTTAAACATTACAAAGAACGTGCGTTTATGGGATTTTCTGAAGTGATTATGAACCTCAGAAAAATATTTAAACTCATTTCTTTTTGCAAGGATGACATCAAGGCATTCGAGCCAGATGTTGTTATTTTTATCGATAATTCTGGTTTTAATTTACGTATTGCAAAATGGGCAAAAGCCGAGGGCTTTAGAACCAATTACTATATTTCACCTCAAGTTTGGGCATCTAGAGCCAGCAGGGTCAAAGCTATTAAGCGCGATATAGATGCTATGTTCGTTATCCTTCCCTTTGTTAAACCATTTTATAAAAAATACGGTTATCATACCGAATTTGTTGGCCATCCTTTAATTGATGCCATTTCTGATAGAGTACAAGTTGATGATTACGAATTCCGAAAAACACACAACTTAAGCGATAAACCCATTATAGCATTGTTACCAGGAAGCCGAAAACAGGAAATAACGAAAATGCTTTCGGTCATGTTAAGTTTAGTGGATGATTTCCCAACGTATCAGTTTGTTATTGGTGGCGCTCCAAGCCAAGACTACAGTTTTTATGAGCAGTTCATTACAACAGACCATGTTAAGTTTATACCAAACAAAACCTATGATTTATTGAGTGTATCGCATGCAGCCTTGGTAACATCGGGGACAGCAACTCTAGAAACCGCTTTGTTTAAAGTACCTCAAGTGGTTTGTTACAAAGGCAGTGCCATCTCCTATCATATTGCTAAACGCATTATTACACTTAAGTTTATTTCACTTGTAAACCTCATAATGGACAGGGAAGTTGTCACTGAACTCATTCAAAATAATTTCAACAAGAAAAACTTAAAGTTAGAATTAGAAAAGATTCTGGACACCCAAAATCGAAAAAAGCTTTTTGAAGATTATTACGAACTCGAAAAAGCGCTTGGAGGTAAAGGTGCTAGTGAAAAAACAGCGACATTGATTTACGAGGGGCTTTCTTAA
- the surE gene encoding 5'/3'-nucleotidase SurE — protein MTEKPLILVTNDDGINAPGIRTLINIMNTIGNVVVVAPDSPQSGMGHAITVDATLYVNKVTIDNGPQTEYRCSGTPADCVKLAIRELLDRKPDLCVSGINHGSNASINVIYSGTMSAAVEAGIEGIPAIGFSLLDYSWDADFQASEAFVKRITKEVLNNKLPKDTVLNVNIPNIPEKDIKGIKVCRQARGNWVEAFDKRVNPTGKDYYWLSGKFVNLDGGKDTDEYALENGYISVVPTQFDLTAYSAIKTINNWNFNDPN, from the coding sequence ATGACAGAAAAACCCCTTATTCTAGTGACTAACGACGACGGCATCAACGCCCCGGGCATTAGAACTTTAATAAACATAATGAATACTATTGGTAATGTTGTCGTAGTTGCACCAGACAGTCCGCAAAGTGGTATGGGGCACGCCATTACTGTAGATGCTACTCTTTATGTTAATAAGGTTACCATCGATAATGGCCCACAAACGGAATACCGATGTTCTGGAACCCCAGCAGACTGCGTAAAACTGGCCATTAGGGAACTATTGGACAGAAAACCAGACCTGTGTGTATCTGGTATTAACCACGGCTCTAATGCCTCAATCAATGTTATTTATTCGGGCACAATGAGCGCAGCTGTAGAGGCCGGTATAGAAGGGATTCCTGCTATTGGTTTTTCTCTGCTAGATTATTCTTGGGATGCTGATTTTCAGGCTTCGGAAGCCTTTGTTAAGAGGATCACTAAAGAGGTCTTAAATAACAAACTACCCAAAGACACCGTACTTAATGTTAACATTCCGAATATCCCTGAAAAGGATATCAAAGGCATAAAGGTTTGCAGACAAGCACGAGGAAACTGGGTGGAAGCTTTTGATAAACGTGTAAACCCTACGGGTAAGGATTACTATTGGCTCAGTGGTAAATTCGTAAATCTCGATGGCGGTAAAGACACCGATGAATACGCCCTAGAAAACGGATATATTTCTGTGGTTCCCACCCAATTCGATTTAACAGCGTATTCAGCAATAAAAACAATTAACAATTGGAACTTTAACGATCCTAATTAA